One Paracoccaceae bacterium genomic region harbors:
- a CDS encoding cupin domain-containing protein: MAEMEARIVRYGDLKPCKTAFIDAHTPGSNQKENFTIIGGGVSESPDQHVHIKETPGFNIGAAGQPPKCRNSLHSHRTAEVFFVLKGRWRFFWGRWGTAGEVVLEEGDIINIPTGIFRGFENIGTDYGMIMAVLGGDDAGGGVIWAPQVITDAKDHGLILGENGKLYDTKKGQSLPDGIRPMPLLTDDELTAFPELDVTEVLPGYVARYWDLMALARKAPARVIGAEALLKDRPGFEVELLTRGSIPETPYTSPRHEVLMVMRGHWRLAWDGGEKVLAPGDTCAVPPGLTHSLVPSMTGEASLYRVIPTDDKPGATWRH, translated from the coding sequence ATGGCCGAGATGGAAGCCCGCATCGTGCGCTATGGAGATCTGAAGCCGTGCAAGACCGCCTTCATCGACGCCCACACACCGGGATCGAACCAGAAGGAAAACTTCACCATCATCGGCGGTGGCGTGTCGGAAAGCCCGGACCAGCACGTCCACATCAAGGAAACGCCCGGCTTCAACATCGGCGCGGCGGGCCAACCGCCAAAATGCCGCAACAGCCTGCACAGCCACCGCACGGCCGAGGTGTTCTTCGTGCTGAAAGGGCGCTGGCGGTTCTTCTGGGGCCGCTGGGGCACCGCGGGCGAGGTGGTGCTGGAAGAAGGCGACATCATCAACATCCCAACCGGCATCTTCCGCGGTTTCGAGAACATCGGAACCGACTATGGAATGATCATGGCCGTCCTGGGCGGCGACGATGCGGGCGGCGGCGTGATCTGGGCGCCGCAGGTGATCACCGACGCCAAGGACCACGGCCTGATCCTGGGCGAGAACGGCAAGCTCTACGACACCAAGAAAGGCCAGTCGCTGCCCGACGGCATCAGGCCGATGCCGCTGCTGACGGATGACGAGCTGACGGCATTTCCGGAACTGGACGTGACCGAGGTTCTGCCCGGCTATGTCGCGCGCTACTGGGATCTGATGGCGCTTGCGCGCAAGGCTCCGGCCAGGGTGATCGGCGCCGAGGCGCTGCTGAAGGACCGGCCCGGGTTCGAGGTGGAACTGTTGACCCGTGGCTCGATCCCCGAGACACCCTATACCAGCCCGCGGCACGAGGTGCTGATGGTGATGCGCGGTCACTGGCGCCTAGCCTGGGACGGCGGTGAAAAGGTGTTGGCCCCCGGCGACACCTGCGCCGTGCCACCCGGGCTGACGCACAGCCTTGTCCCTTCGATGACCGGCGAGGCAAGCCTCTATCGCGTCATCCCGACCGACGACAAGCCGGGCGCCACCTGGCGGCACTGA
- a CDS encoding ester cyclase: MKGFDPHFADLPDYILKITREIWEDRGLATLNRYYAPDLPMRFPSGLVRGNQAVIDGTLATLAEFPDRELLGEDVIWSGDDEAGFLSSHRLVTSGTHTGHGAFGPPTGRRFTIRAIADCAARANVIYDEWLIRDAGGIVRQLGMDPETFARDQIAREGGAERATRPFTPDDDVDGGYHGRGNDNEWGGRLADILTRIMHKDFAVIGAEYDRAVRSEHPGAQGGWGRGYAETQWMRLRSSFPTAAFAIHHVIGRSDPQQPPRAAVRWSLTGIHSGPGTFGRATGAPVHVMGITHAEFGPFGPNGWGLRREFTLFDEIAIWKQIHLHTGDL, translated from the coding sequence ATGAAAGGCTTTGACCCGCATTTCGCCGACCTGCCCGACTACATCCTCAAGATCACCAGGGAAATCTGGGAGGATCGGGGGCTGGCGACGCTCAATCGCTATTACGCGCCTGACCTGCCCATGCGCTTTCCCTCGGGCCTCGTGCGCGGCAATCAGGCGGTGATCGACGGCACGCTTGCAACGCTGGCCGAGTTTCCAGACCGGGAACTGCTGGGCGAGGATGTGATCTGGTCGGGCGACGATGAGGCCGGGTTCCTGTCGTCGCACCGCCTGGTTACCAGCGGCACCCATACCGGGCACGGCGCCTTCGGCCCTCCGACAGGCCGCCGGTTCACCATCCGGGCGATTGCCGACTGCGCGGCCAGGGCGAATGTGATCTACGACGAATGGCTGATCCGGGACGCGGGCGGGATCGTGCGCCAGCTGGGCATGGACCCCGAAACCTTCGCCCGCGACCAGATCGCCCGAGAAGGCGGCGCAGAGCGCGCCACGCGCCCCTTCACACCCGACGACGACGTGGATGGCGGCTATCACGGGCGCGGCAACGACAATGAATGGGGAGGGCGGCTGGCCGACATCCTGACGCGCATCATGCACAAGGACTTTGCCGTGATCGGCGCGGAGTACGACCGTGCGGTGCGCAGCGAACATCCGGGCGCGCAGGGTGGTTGGGGCCGTGGCTATGCCGAAACGCAATGGATGCGTCTGCGGTCATCTTTCCCCACCGCAGCCTTCGCCATCCATCACGTCATCGGGCGCTCCGACCCGCAGCAGCCGCCCCGCGCCGCTGTCCGCTGGTCGCTGACGGGCATCCATTCCGGCCCCGGCACCTTTGGCCGCGCTACCGGCGCCCCGGTTCATGTCATGGGCATCACCCATGCCGAATTTGGCCCCTTCGGCCCGAACGGCTGGGGGTTGCGCCGAGAGTTCACGCTGTTCGACGAAATCGCCATCTGGAAACAGATTCACCTGCACACCGGAGACCTGTGA
- a CDS encoding nuclear transport factor 2 family protein — protein MKGFDPKWRDVEHFIIGVTKEIWEDREIGSLRHRYAPGLVVRSPASVLVDNTRVIAATMATLAEFPDRALLGEDVIWCNDAARSDDTTDAFLSSHRLICTATHTRPGMYGAPTGRRLCYRILADCAISHDRIYDEWLVRDQSAIVRQMGHDLVDWTRDLIAREGGPERCVKPMTPANDMPGPYDGRGNDNEWGAMLADTLSHIMAADMDVIPLRYDRAANLFYPGAQDGLGWSDADQFWMGLRAAFPDARFTIEHVMGRDDPLMPPRAAVRWTLHGKHAGWGRFGTPTGAEVYIMGITHAEFGPFGNGQPTLRREYTLIDETAIWKQILLATGAA, from the coding sequence ATGAAGGGCTTTGACCCTAAGTGGCGCGATGTCGAGCATTTCATCATCGGCGTCACCAAGGAGATCTGGGAAGACCGCGAGATCGGCAGCTTGCGCCACCGCTATGCGCCCGGGCTGGTCGTTCGGTCCCCGGCCTCGGTGCTGGTCGACAATACCCGGGTCATCGCCGCGACCATGGCAACGCTTGCCGAGTTTCCCGACCGGGCGCTTCTGGGTGAGGATGTCATCTGGTGCAACGACGCGGCGCGCAGCGACGATACGACCGATGCGTTCCTGTCGTCGCACCGGCTGATCTGCACCGCCACCCATACCCGGCCCGGCATGTATGGCGCGCCGACCGGGCGGCGGCTGTGCTACCGCATCCTTGCCGACTGCGCGATCAGCCATGACCGCATCTATGACGAATGGCTGGTGCGCGACCAGTCGGCGATTGTGCGGCAGATGGGCCACGATCTGGTGGACTGGACGCGCGACCTGATCGCCCGCGAGGGCGGCCCCGAACGCTGCGTCAAGCCGATGACCCCCGCGAACGACATGCCCGGCCCGTATGACGGGCGCGGCAACGACAACGAATGGGGCGCGATGCTGGCCGATACGCTGTCGCACATCATGGCCGCCGACATGGACGTGATCCCCCTGCGATATGACCGGGCGGCGAACCTGTTCTATCCGGGTGCGCAGGACGGGCTTGGCTGGTCGGACGCCGATCAGTTCTGGATGGGCCTGCGGGCCGCCTTCCCCGATGCCCGTTTCACGATCGAGCATGTCATGGGCCGGGATGACCCTCTGATGCCACCCCGCGCCGCCGTTCGCTGGACGCTGCACGGCAAGCATGCGGGATGGGGGCGCTTCGGTACTCCGACGGGCGCCGAGGTCTACATCATGGGGATCACCCATGCCGAGTTCGGCCCCTTCGGCAACGGGCAGCCGACCCTGCGCCGCGAATACACGCTGATCGACGAAACCGCGATCTGGAAGCAGATTCTGCTTGCGACAGGTGCCGCATGA
- a CDS encoding LacI family DNA-binding transcriptional regulator: MTQEKVTSLDVARLAGVSQSAVSRVFTPGASASAKTIAKVRKAAEQLGYRPNPLARAMITGKSRIIGLVVAYLDNYFYPTAVERLSVALQEQGYHVLVFMAAPTVGDVQGVVQEILDYQVDGLVLASISLSSSLAEQCESLNIPVVLFNRDQDDPRLSSVTTDNRAGGRAVAEHLIATDHRRIAYIAGFEAASTQRDRELGFREGLAAHGRDLHSRRVGNFVQEQAQQAAREMFDRPDHPDAVFVCNDHMAFAVMDVLRSELRLDVPGNVSVAGFDDVPIAAWPAYDLTTFRQPLNRMVSETVTTLMERIDGKDNEARRIKIDGRLILRGSTRNTLKEKGNTE; this comes from the coding sequence ATGACACAGGAAAAGGTGACTTCACTGGACGTGGCACGCCTTGCGGGTGTCAGCCAGTCGGCCGTCAGCCGCGTCTTCACGCCCGGCGCATCGGCATCGGCAAAGACCATCGCGAAGGTGCGCAAGGCGGCCGAGCAGCTTGGCTACAGGCCCAATCCGCTGGCGCGGGCGATGATCACCGGGAAGAGCCGGATCATCGGCCTGGTGGTGGCCTATCTCGACAACTACTTCTACCCGACCGCCGTGGAACGCCTGTCGGTCGCCTTGCAGGAACAGGGTTATCACGTCCTGGTGTTCATGGCCGCACCGACGGTCGGCGACGTGCAGGGGGTTGTGCAGGAAATCCTGGACTATCAGGTCGATGGTCTGGTCCTTGCCTCGATCTCGCTGTCGTCCTCGCTGGCCGAACAGTGCGAGTCGCTGAATATCCCTGTCGTTCTGTTCAACCGCGATCAGGACGATCCGCGCCTCTCCTCGGTGACGACGGACAACCGCGCCGGCGGGCGTGCTGTGGCCGAACACCTGATCGCCACGGACCACCGTCGCATTGCCTATATCGCCGGCTTCGAAGCCGCATCGACACAGCGCGACCGGGAACTCGGGTTCCGCGAAGGGCTGGCCGCCCATGGACGTGACCTGCATTCGCGGCGGGTCGGCAACTTTGTGCAAGAACAAGCCCAGCAGGCCGCGCGCGAGATGTTCGACCGTCCCGACCACCCCGACGCCGTGTTCGTCTGCAACGATCACATGGCCTTTGCCGTCATGGACGTGTTGCGCTCCGAACTGCGGCTGGACGTGCCGGGCAATGTTTCCGTCGCGGGGTTTGACGACGTGCCGATTGCCGCATGGCCCGCCTACGACCTGACGACCTTTCGCCAGCCGCTGAATCGCATGGTAAGCGAGACGGTCACGACGCTGATGGAACGGATCGACGGCAAGGACAACGAGGCACGGCGGATCAAGATCGACGGCCGCCTTATCCTGCGCGGTTCGACCCGCAACACCCTGAAGGAAAAAGGTAACACGGAATGA